CGAAAATAGCATCGGCCCACATCCTTCCCCTGAAGGGGGAGTACCCTGAGTAGTCCCGCGCCACGCGGGACTACTCAGGGTACTCCCCCTTCGGGGAATCCTGGACACGTGGGTGGTTTACGGGAATCAGCGTCCGATGGCCTGGAGCGTGCCACTGCCAGTTCGTCTGATACCAATGAGCGTTCAACGAAGTGACATTAGGAATGGCCGACAGGGACGCCGGCCGCTACCATAATGCGGTGGCGGTCCCGCGGGACGCGGGATGCCCGCCATCTTCACTTGTAAGAAAGCGCATTCCCATGAAAACGCCTCGAAGACAACCGGCAATCCCGCGTTCAGCGCGGGACGGCGCTACAGGCGTTTTCATATTTCGTTGTGGCGCTCGCCGCCATGGGAGTTGGTATGATCCCTATTTCCGTCATTCCGGCGCAGGCCGGAATCCAAGAGGAACTGGGTCACGGCTTCCGCCGGGACGACGGAAGTCTGCCATTCCGAGAAAACTTTAGAGAAATGCTGTGACATTAGGATCTCTTCGTCTCTCCGTTTGTCTCATGGTGTATAGCGCGATACATTACGATTATGATGAGAAGTTTCAGGGACAAAGAGGCCGAAAAGCTTTTCAATATCATGTGGTCAAGGTCATTGAAGGAGCGAATCATGGCTGCAAAGAGATTGCCCCCTATACATCCTGGAGAAATCCTGTACGAAGACCTCATGAAGCCGCTTGGCTTGAGCCAGAATAAGCTCGCGGAAGAACTCGGTGTTGACGCGGGGAGGGTAAATCAGATTGTTGCCGGTCGCCGGGGAATCACCGCGGACACAGCCCTGCGCTTGGCCCGGTATTTCGGGACCACCCCGGAATTCTGGATGAACCTTCAAGCAAGGTATGACCTGGAAGTGGCCAAGGATGCTAAGGCAGCGGAGATAGAGAAGCGAGTGAGGGTGAGGCCAAGAACCGAGACCGCAATCCGTGCATGAGAATGACCTGACAGGCGACATTCCCAACGGAATCGAGTCGCCGCGGTCACGCAGAGACTCGCATCATTTCCTCTTCGGATATATCGAAGTTGGCAGAGACCTTCTGAAGGTCGTCGTTATCATCCAGAGCATCCATCATCTTTAGCATTTGCTCGGCTTTTTTGCCTTCAAGCTTTACGGTGTTTTGCGGGATCATTGTGATTTCCGCCAATTCGATCTGCCATCCCTTGGCTTCTACCGCGCCGCGCACTGCTTCGAAATCTGCGGGTTCTGCCATTATCTCAAAGGTGTCCCCTTCGGCTTTTACGTCCTGTGCGCCTGCCTCCAGAGCGAGTTCCATCACTTCATCTTCTGTGAGACTTGCCGCGGCCAGCTCGATTACACCCCTTTTTTGGAACATCCAGGCCACGCAGCCTGACTCCCCGAGGTTGCCGCTGTATTTATCGAAGATATGTCTTATATCAGCCACGGTACGGTTCTTGTTATCGGTAAGGGCTTCCACCATCACGGCCACACCACCTGGACCGTAACCCTCGTAGATCACTTCCTCATACGCGGCGCCGGCGATTTCACCCGTGCCTCTTTTGATGGCCCTTTCGATGTTGTCTTTGGGCATATTGGCAGCGCGGGCCGTGTTAATAGCTGTCCTGAGCCGCGGGTTGCCTTCCGGGTCCCCTCCTCCCATGCGAGCTGCAATGGTTATCTCCTTGATAAGCCTGGAGAATATCTTGCCCCTTTTTGCGTCCGCGGCACCCTTCTTGTGCTTGATAGTGCTCCATTTATTGTGACCCGACATGAGTGAGTCCCTCCGCTATCTTCATAATTTTTCGAGTATATTTTTCCGCCGGCTGCACAGCATCTCACGGCCAAGGCCAAGTGCCCGTCTGAAATCCCCACACGGCTCTTGCGATTGCAGTTCTTATATTTTGAAAATCGATCCCTTTCGTCTTGACTATCACGGACTCGCAGAACTTTCAACCAGGATCAACTTGTTGTGATAAAGTGATCTTGACTTCCACTCCGAGAACTCTTGTGCTAAATCCGTCACCAACCGCAATGGATTACAGGAAAACACTTAATGACCGATGAACGCATAATCACGGGTCACCCGGTAAGAGGTGACGATGAAGTCGACAGAAGTCTCCGCCCGCGCAAGCTCACCGAGTACATCGGCCAGGAGCGGATCAAGGACAATCTGAGCGTCTTCATACAAGCAGCCTCCGAACGAGAAGAGGCCCTGGACCACATCCTGTTTCACGGGCCTCCCGGGTTGGGTAAGACCACGCTTGCTCACATAATTTCCAGAGAAATGGACGTTCAGATCCGGACGACATCAGGCCCGGCTCTGGAAAAATCAGGCGATCTCGCCGCAATTCTCACGAATCTGGAAAACCGGGATGTCCTGTTCATTGACGAAATCCACCGACTCCCTTCAATAGTGGAAGAGATTCTTTATCCCGCGATGGAAGACTTCAAGCTGGACCTCATCATCGGGCAAGGGCCGAGCGCCAGGACCATCAAGCTCGATATAGCCCCGTTCACATTGATCGGAGCGACTACAAGAAGCGGCCTGCTCACAAATCCGCTCAGGGACCGGTTCGGCATCATGTTCCATCTGGATTTCTATTCCGATGTGGAACTGAAGGCCATAGTCAAGAGATCCGCTGCCATACTGAAAGTCGAAATAAATGATGAAGGGGCACTGGAGATAGCACGCCGCTCACGAGCGACTCCTCGAGTGGCCAACCGCCTGACCAGGAGGGTTAGGGATTACGCCCAAGTGAGGGGGACGGGCAAGATTGATTTGGAAACGGCCATGAAAGCCCTGGAAATGCTTGACGTGGATTTCGTGGGCCTTGACGACATGGATCGGAAATTTATTCAAACCATACTGGAGAAGTTCGACGGCGGCCCTGTCGGCATAGAAACCCTTGCAGCGGCAATCGGCGAAGAACGGGATACCCTGGAAGACGTGTACGAACCTTACCTGGTTAAGGAAGGTTTCGTGGACCGCACCCCCAGAGGAAGAGTGGCGACGCGGAAGGCTTTCGAACATTTCAAGAAACGCTTCCCCGGTAACCAGAAGGCCCTGTTCGAGCCCAGTTGATGCCAAGGTGAGATCATACGGGTCAACGTAGAAGGCCTTTGACCTGAAGGGCTGTTTCATCAAATCCCCCCAGCCCCCCTTTAGCAAAGGGGGGTAAGGGTGCATAGGCGTTAAAGTGAATGCTCCACCGCCTGAAGGCGGTGGCTTCGGCGGTCTTATCGCTCCACCTGATGAATCCGGCGGTCCCCGTTGCCCAAGGACCGGCGGCGGTATCAGCGGCACCTTTCCATTTTGTGGCGCGCATATGCACGGTGTACGTAATGAAGTCTTCGCCTGAAGGCGAGGGTTTCTCCCCATTCGCCGAAGGAGACAATAAGCTGTTGTCCCGGAGGGACATCCCGATAGTAGCCCGGCGATTTATCGCCGGGAATGAGCGGCCAAGAGAACCTTCTGCGTTCCCGAGGGCCGCCCGGAGGAAGGATCCTCCGGGCGGCCCTCGGGAACGCAGAATCGAATTATTGCTCCTCGTTTACCCGGCAATGAATTGCCGGGCTACTATCATTGAGCCCCTCTGGGGCTCATAAACTCGAGAGGCCTGTTATTTTTACGCCTATGGGCGTAAGGGGGATTTTGGCAGCCGTTATTCCTAACACGTCTCACAGGTGATTTCCGCAACCCCGAATCGGTGCGAAAGCTATGGCCAATAACATCAGAGTCCTCGACGAGCACGTAATCAATCGAATAGCCGCAGGTGAAGTGGTTGAGCGGCCGGTTTCGGTGGTGAAGGAGCTTGTGGAGAACTCCATCGACGCAGGCTCGGCTTCTATCCGTGTGGACATTGAAAACGGCGGGAAGAAACTGATCCGAGTCCGGGACAATGGCGCAGGGATGAGCCACGACGACGCGTTCTTGTCGCTGGAGAGGCATGCCACTTCCAAGCTTCGTTCCGAGAAGGACCTTGTGGGCGTGTCAACCATGGGTTTTCGGGGGGAAGCGCTGGCCAGCATCGCGTCCGTCTCCAAACTTAGGCTGGTGACGCAAGACGCGTCCGAGCCCGCGGGCACCGAGATCTTGATCGAAGGAGGTGTCCTCCGCAAGTCCGACCACGTTGCCATGGGAAGAGGGACCCTGATCGAAGTTCGCAATCTGTTCTTCAACGTGCCTGTGCGACGGAAATTCCTGAAGGCGCCTGGTCTGGAGACTGCTTATATACAAGAACTCATGACCAAGCTTGCTCTGGCTTTTCCGTCGATCGGTTTCGTGTACTCGGAAGACGGAAGAGTCAAGCTGGACGCTCCGGCCGTGAAATCCACGTTCGAGCGGATCCATTCCCTGTACTCCAAGGACGTCCGAGAGAACCTGCTGGAGATAGATTACAGCCTGGACGAGGCTAGATTGCGCGGATACGTAGCTCGGCCGCCGTATGCTCGTTCCAACATGCGGTCCGTGCTTACCTTCGTGAACGGTCGGTCTGTCAAAGACCGGCTCGTCAACAGCGCGGTCAATAGGGCGTTTGCAAATCTTATCGAGCGCGGCAGGTTTCCCCTGGCTATTCTCTTCATCGAGGTGCCGCCCGATCAGGTGGATGTGAACGTGCATCCTCAGAAGGCGGAGGTCCGCTTCGTCAAACCCGGCCTGATGTCTCAGCTCATCCTCGATGGAATCCACCAGACCCTGATGGGTTCGCCGTTCCATGTTGCTCAGCCTCAGCGTGAGTCCATTTTCCCTCGCCCGCCCACAACCTCTTTGTCGAAACACCTTCAGGATGAAAGGTTGCCGGAAGAGCCGCTGCAAGAGCATGTGCCGGCTGCGCCCTCGGCTACATCCAGTGTTGAGGCCCCTGCCCAGAGCCCACAGGAGCACCCGGGCAGGTTCGCGTCATTGGGAATTTTGGGCAAACTGCCGGGCTCCTTTGTGGTCCTCTTCGGCGACGAAGACCTTGTGATCATGGACCACCACGCTGCTCACGAGCGCCTGCTATTCGATGAACTCACCCGGTCGGAAAAGAGCGGCAACAGATTCCAATCGCAGGGCCTCTTGATACCAAGGATTATTGAATTTTCAGCTGTGGAAGCAAGGGCGCTGGCGGCTCACTTGAGAGTCCTCCAAGACGCAGGCTTCGAAATCGAGGAGTTCGGCGAACGGGATTTTGTGGTCAAGGGCGTGCCTGGCTGGATAGATGATTCAAAGCTCGAAACCTTTTTCAACGAATTGATTGGAGTGATGCTTGACACAGGGTTGCGAGGTGACACGGAACGACTCAAGCAAGAGATTTTCAAGAAAATGGCGTGCAGCGCCGCAATCAAGGAAACCAAGGGCATGCAGCCCGAGGAGATCAGGTCCTTGTTAAAGGACCTCGACCGCACCGGTGCACCGGAAACATGTCCCCATGGGCGACCGCTGACCGTACGCTTTCCATTGGAGGAAATCAGGAAAAAGATGGGAAGGAAGTGATGAGCCTGTGATGCAGACAGGCATTTCAAGGGGCAACGGACACCGGCAATCCTGATTGTTGGGACAGGCGTCTCGCCTGTCTGGGGAGATGACAGGCAAGATGCCTGTCCCACCAGGAATGAAATTGCTTTCCCCCTGGCAGCGGGATTTCACGCCCCCTAATGACAAAGCTGGGCTCCGTCCGGAAACA
This Desulfomonile tiedjei DNA region includes the following protein-coding sequences:
- a CDS encoding HigA family addiction module antidote protein; amino-acid sequence: MAAKRLPPIHPGEILYEDLMKPLGLSQNKLAEELGVDAGRVNQIVAGRRGITADTALRLARYFGTTPEFWMNLQARYDLEVAKDAKAAEIEKRVRVRPRTETAIRA
- a CDS encoding YebC/PmpR family DNA-binding transcriptional regulator; this encodes MSGHNKWSTIKHKKGAADAKRGKIFSRLIKEITIAARMGGGDPEGNPRLRTAINTARAANMPKDNIERAIKRGTGEIAGAAYEEVIYEGYGPGGVAVMVEALTDNKNRTVADIRHIFDKYSGNLGESGCVAWMFQKRGVIELAAASLTEDEVMELALEAGAQDVKAEGDTFEIMAEPADFEAVRGAVEAKGWQIELAEITMIPQNTVKLEGKKAEQMLKMMDALDDNDDLQKVSANFDISEEEMMRVSA
- the ruvB gene encoding Holliday junction branch migration DNA helicase RuvB, whose translation is MTDERIITGHPVRGDDEVDRSLRPRKLTEYIGQERIKDNLSVFIQAASEREEALDHILFHGPPGLGKTTLAHIISREMDVQIRTTSGPALEKSGDLAAILTNLENRDVLFIDEIHRLPSIVEEILYPAMEDFKLDLIIGQGPSARTIKLDIAPFTLIGATTRSGLLTNPLRDRFGIMFHLDFYSDVELKAIVKRSAAILKVEINDEGALEIARRSRATPRVANRLTRRVRDYAQVRGTGKIDLETAMKALEMLDVDFVGLDDMDRKFIQTILEKFDGGPVGIETLAAAIGEERDTLEDVYEPYLVKEGFVDRTPRGRVATRKAFEHFKKRFPGNQKALFEPS
- the mutL gene encoding DNA mismatch repair endonuclease MutL gives rise to the protein MANNIRVLDEHVINRIAAGEVVERPVSVVKELVENSIDAGSASIRVDIENGGKKLIRVRDNGAGMSHDDAFLSLERHATSKLRSEKDLVGVSTMGFRGEALASIASVSKLRLVTQDASEPAGTEILIEGGVLRKSDHVAMGRGTLIEVRNLFFNVPVRRKFLKAPGLETAYIQELMTKLALAFPSIGFVYSEDGRVKLDAPAVKSTFERIHSLYSKDVRENLLEIDYSLDEARLRGYVARPPYARSNMRSVLTFVNGRSVKDRLVNSAVNRAFANLIERGRFPLAILFIEVPPDQVDVNVHPQKAEVRFVKPGLMSQLILDGIHQTLMGSPFHVAQPQRESIFPRPPTTSLSKHLQDERLPEEPLQEHVPAAPSATSSVEAPAQSPQEHPGRFASLGILGKLPGSFVVLFGDEDLVIMDHHAAHERLLFDELTRSEKSGNRFQSQGLLIPRIIEFSAVEARALAAHLRVLQDAGFEIEEFGERDFVVKGVPGWIDDSKLETFFNELIGVMLDTGLRGDTERLKQEIFKKMACSAAIKETKGMQPEEIRSLLKDLDRTGAPETCPHGRPLTVRFPLEEIRKKMGRK